TGAAATGTTACTTCTAGGCATTCCACTTCCACAGTCACTTGCTCTCTTTGGTATAGCCACTATTATTGTTGGAATGTCATTACATAGCTATTACACTTCATTATTGAAGAAAAAAAGTAATATCATTTTGCAAACTCAGGAAAAGATAGAATGAAAGACAAATAGATTATGAAGGTGCCCTATTCTGGGGCATCTTTTTATTATTTGTATAACAAAAAACGATAAGATTAATAAAATCTTATCGCCCAGTCTTATCGAATATTCCTAAATTTTTGAGGGGGTTTTAGGAATTTTTGTTTAGCTAATTTTTGGAGAAAAGTAGCTTTTTTAATATCTCCTGCTCTACATTGAGTTTTAGAGGAGTTTTATTTCTCTATATGACAATGATAATCATTATCAATTAAAATGTCAATACTTATTCTACATTGTTTTTTGAAAATTACATCAGTAATTGTATAGTAATAACTAAGAGGTGATGATATGAGTTCTTTATCAAGAGATCAACTACAACAATTACAATCCTATAGTATCTATGTAGATTACTCAGGTAATACTATATTTAATCTGCAGCAATTACATAATAATGAGTTTTTACCTGATTTTTTAACGCTTATAAAAGCAATAAGTAATGTAGAATCCGATACAATCGCATTGTCTTATTTTACACGTCGTTATGGTATGTTTGTTGCTATGCAATTTTATATGCTAACTATGTATGACGAAGTATGGGATGGTACTTTAGATCATTTAAAATTTGGTGTTAAAAAAGAATTTGGAAACAACGCATTATGTATGTTTACACTTTCTTCAGACTGGAAAATGATTGATGAAGAAGAACGAAAAACTACTTTTAAAAAAATTTTAGAGCAACAATGTCATACAATTTTTGCTCAGCTTCGAAAGATTACATCGGTTTCCCCTAAAATGCTTTGGGAAAATGTCTTTGGTTATTTGTTATGGCATTTGCATGTACTACTTTCAAATCCAGGTACATGTGAACAAGCGCAAATGGATCTTACACTCTTAGAAGATGACTCTTTATGGTCTTCATTCGCAAATCAGTCCTATTTTAAAAAATATACAGGTGGAGAGCATCCTTCAAAGCTCATCAATATACCTGTTCGGAAGACTTGCTGTTTTTCAAAAGATATCCCCGGATGGATGCAATGCGGATATTGTCCATTGAAATAGCCAATTCTTTTCGAAAAAAGTGTGTGCTATAGCCTATAAAGAAAATAAAAGAATATGAATCTAATATCTTTACTTTTCAGAACAATTGAAGTACACTAAAACTTTCCTTCAGGAAACTTTATTTCAGGAATAACACTTTTGGGAACGGAGGAAAAACATGAGTAAAATTTATAAAGAAAAACAAATCTCAAGGTTACAATATCCAACAGCTCAAGATGTTCTAACTGGTAAAGTGCATGGGATAAGAAGTATTCTCCCCTTCTTGGGACCGGCATTTATCGCTGCCGTAGCCTATATTGATCCAGGAAATTTTGCCACGAATATTACTGCTGGATCTCAGTATGGGTATTTACTATTATGGGTTATTGCCTTTTCAAATTTAATGGCCGTTTTAATCCAATCATTATCTGCAAAGCTAGGTATCGCTACAGGAAAAAATTTACCTGAGGTGGCACGAGAAAACTTCTCAAAAAAAACAGCTATCTTTTTATGGATTCAATCAGAACTTGTTATTATGGCAACTGACTTAGCAGAATTTATCGGTGCTGCACTTGGTTTATATTTATTATTCGATATTCCTATGCTACCTGCAGCACTAATAACAGCTGTTGGCTCATTTGCTATATTAGAGCTTCAACGTCGTGGCGTACGGGCATTTGAAGCTGGGATTTCTGCTATGGTCATGATGGTTGTTTTGGCATTTGCATTCCAAACATTTTTGGCACATCCAGCCGCTACTGATATTGCTACAGGCTTTATTCCTAAATTTGAGGATGTCAACTCTATACTCCTTGCTACTGGGATTTTAGGTGCAACTGTTATGCCACATGCCATATACTTACACTCTTCTTTGACACAACATCGAGTTGTAGGTAACAATGACGAAGAAAAGCGGAAAATTTTTAAATTTGAATTCATTGACATTGTTATTGCCATGATTATTGCAGGTGCGATCAATATGAGTATGTTAGTGATCGCAGCCGCTGTGTTCCATTCAAAGGGTATGAATGTCGAAGATTTAGATGTCGCTTTCCATTCTTTCCATGATATGATTGGTCCAATGGCATCTGTCTCATTTGGTTTAGGATTATTAATTGCTGGCCTTGCAAGTTCATCAGTAGGTACTTTATCTGGTGATGTTGTGATGCAAGGGTTTATCAATAAACATATTCCGATTTATATACGTCGTGCCATTACAATGATTCCTCCTCTATTAATCATCGCTTTTGGAGCAAATGCTACAAAAGCACTTGTTTGGAGTCAGGTTATTTTATCTTTTGGAATTGCCTTTGCCTTAATTCCACTGATTATGTTTACTAGTAATAAGAAAATTATGGGTTGTCTTGTCAATCATAAATTAACAACCATCGTTGGATGGATTGTTGCAACAATTGTTATATTTTTAAATTTATATCTCCTTTATCAAACTGCTGTTGGTGTATAATATTATTCGATAAACGCACACTACTCTTTAAAAAGGAGTGTGTTGTTATGAAGAAGGATTCATTACCTAAAGACAAAAAGATATTCGCAGATCTACCCTATCAAAGTCGACCTGATATGTTAGATTCAGAAAACATTAGCATTTATGATTTACACGAAGATATGCATACAGTAGATCCAATTCCTGTTTCTAAACAAACCGAAGATTTAGAGTCCGAAGCAAAAGATGATAAATATGATGGTAAATGGACTTAGAAAAAAGCTGTAGACAAACATGAGTTTCTTCAAGTTTATCTACATTTTCCCTGTTTTTTCACCTAATAAGTAATAGGTTGGTACTATTTAAAATAAATCCATTCATATCAATAAAAGACATTCAGATGAGATTATCTGAATGTCTTTTTGTCGATAAAAAGAAGATATCAAAATCTATTTACTTAAAAGTTTTTCACCAACTGTTGTACATGCTTCAAAGAAAAGCTTTACATAGCCTTCTCGATTAACGCTATGTAATACTTTGGCATTTGGTTCGTGACCGGTTTTACGTGTATAATCCACAATTGTAGAACCAGCAGTTAATCGACCTTCTAGCTCTACCTCTACATAATAGTCATCACCTTCAAATAGTTCGGGTGCTACTAACACTGCAACTGCACAAACATCATGAACCCTAATTTGTTCTTCGAAATGTGGTGCGTGGAATGGAGTCTGTGTTTGTGTAAATGTATAGAATTTCATCATATCTGCTGCTTTTTCAGCAAATGGTGTACCTAGTGTGCGAAGTTCTGCCATTTCTTCTCGAGTGATATACGCTTTATGTGTTACATCTAAACCACTCATTATAATTGGAACACCTGAACGAAAAACAAGCTCTGCAGCATGCGGATCAACATAGGCATTAAATTCTGCTGTAGTTGACATATTCCCTCCCACAGCTGCTCCACCCATCCATGAAATAAGTTTAATTTTAGGTTTTATTTCAGGATGTGCAAGTAATAACGCACCTATATTCGTTAATGGACCTGTTGCAACAATAATTACGGGTTCATCACTAGCTAATAAAGTTTCATATATAGCTGTAATCGCTGGACGTTGACTCTCTTTCAAAATTGGATCAGCCCATTTTACATTTCCTAATCCGCCTTCACCATGAATATCTTCTGCCACTTCTAAAGTACGAAAAATGGGATGCTCTAACCCTCTAGCTACTTCAACATCCTGCCCTATATATGTTAAAAAGCTCAAAGCATTATATGTTGTTTTATCAGTTGATAAATTTCCTGCTTCTGTAGTAACTAGTTTAATATCTAATTCTGGACGTGAGAATGCTAAAGCAAGCATCATTGCATCATCAATTCCCGGATCACAGTCAATGATAACTGGGGTTTTATTCATTATTCACACTCCTCATACTGGCTTTCCTCTTTGATTAAGTATCGTTGTTATTGTATCTTATCTGGAAGAATTATTCTTTTAAAGAAAAACACAAATCTTTATTATTTTCTATACGTGACGTACCACTGTTCGTTTTGTTCAAACATATCTGTTCCAACAAAACCTTTTTTTAACAATTGCTGTTGTCCCGTAATATCGCTCATTAATAAGAGTCGAGCTTCTGTAAATGTTGGTTTTTCACCATTAAGCTCTTTATAGAAAATATAGCGAAGTTTGTTACCGTATTTTTCCTTTAATCCCGCAACTACCATTCCTTGTGCAAATTTATCTTTCAAACTTGGTATATTCAATGGTTTTACGGTTGCACAAATATAATCAAAACGACTTAAATCGATTTGTTTCATAATAATTTGTGCCATTGTTTTCTGTAAGCCATAACCACGATAACGTGGAGAAACATTGGATATCTCTTGA
This window of the Rummeliibacillus pycnus genome carries:
- a CDS encoding Nramp family divalent metal transporter, with the protein product MSKIYKEKQISRLQYPTAQDVLTGKVHGIRSILPFLGPAFIAAVAYIDPGNFATNITAGSQYGYLLLWVIAFSNLMAVLIQSLSAKLGIATGKNLPEVARENFSKKTAIFLWIQSELVIMATDLAEFIGAALGLYLLFDIPMLPAALITAVGSFAILELQRRGVRAFEAGISAMVMMVVLAFAFQTFLAHPAATDIATGFIPKFEDVNSILLATGILGATVMPHAIYLHSSLTQHRVVGNNDEEKRKIFKFEFIDIVIAMIIAGAINMSMLVIAAAVFHSKGMNVEDLDVAFHSFHDMIGPMASVSFGLGLLIAGLASSSVGTLSGDVVMQGFINKHIPIYIRRAITMIPPLLIIAFGANATKALVWSQVILSFGIAFALIPLIMFTSNKKIMGCLVNHKLTTIVGWIVATIVIFLNLYLLYQTAVGV
- a CDS encoding nucleoside hydrolase, translated to MNKTPVIIDCDPGIDDAMMLALAFSRPELDIKLVTTEAGNLSTDKTTYNALSFLTYIGQDVEVARGLEHPIFRTLEVAEDIHGEGGLGNVKWADPILKESQRPAITAIYETLLASDEPVIIVATGPLTNIGALLLAHPEIKPKIKLISWMGGAAVGGNMSTTAEFNAYVDPHAAELVFRSGVPIIMSGLDVTHKAYITREEMAELRTLGTPFAEKAADMMKFYTFTQTQTPFHAPHFEEQIRVHDVCAVAVLVAPELFEGDDYYVEVELEGRLTAGSTIVDYTRKTGHEPNAKVLHSVNREGYVKLFFEACTTVGEKLLSK
- a CDS encoding N-acetyltransferase; its protein translation is MDNIAQGFLGETLYTVKILTREQVPQLRKLQSEVIAALPDANTLQPLSDEEFSYILTGHGLMIGVFVADELIAFRALLEPMIDDEHLGRDCGIPEQKLPRVLYQEISNVSPRYRGYGLQKTMAQIIMKQIDLSRFDYICATVKPLNIPSLKDKFAQGMVVAGLKEKYGNKLRYIFYKELNGEKPTFTEARLLLMSDITGQQQLLKKGFVGTDMFEQNEQWYVTYRK
- a CDS encoding Fe-S oxidoreductase, with amino-acid sequence MSSLSRDQLQQLQSYSIYVDYSGNTIFNLQQLHNNEFLPDFLTLIKAISNVESDTIALSYFTRRYGMFVAMQFYMLTMYDEVWDGTLDHLKFGVKKEFGNNALCMFTLSSDWKMIDEEERKTTFKKILEQQCHTIFAQLRKITSVSPKMLWENVFGYLLWHLHVLLSNPGTCEQAQMDLTLLEDDSLWSSFANQSYFKKYTGGEHPSKLINIPVRKTCCFSKDIPGWMQCGYCPLK